From Zalophus californianus isolate mZalCal1 chromosome 16, mZalCal1.pri.v2, whole genome shotgun sequence, one genomic window encodes:
- the PGS1 gene encoding CDP-diacylglycerol--glycerol-3-phosphate 3-phosphatidyltransferase, mitochondrial isoform X3 has product MLLACYRSPWLLLAPLLSPTVPQITSPPCCLCPEGVHRFQWIRNLVPEFGVSSSHVRVLSSPAEFFELMKGQIKVAKRRVVMASLYLGTGPLEQELVDCLESTLEKSLQAKFPSDLKVSILLDFTRGSRGRKNSRTMLLPLLQRFPEQVRVSLFHTPNLRGLLRLLIPERFNETIGLQHIKVYLFDNNVILSGANLSDSYFTNRQDRYVFLQDCPEIADFFTELVDAVGDVSLQLQGDDTVQVVEGMVHPYKGDRAAYCRAANKRVMDVINSARARQQVLHAQTFHGNSLLTQEDAAAAGDRRPAPDTWIYPLIQMKPFEIQIDEIVTETLLTEAERGAKVYLTTGYFNLTQAYMDLVLGTRAEYQILLASPEVNGFFGAKGVAGAIPAAYVHIERQFFSEVCSLGQQERVQLQEYWRRGWTFHAKGLWLYLAGSSLPCLTLIGSPNFGYRSVHRDLEAQIAIVTESRALQQQLHQEQEQLYLRSGVVSSATFEQPSRQVKLWVKMVTPLIKNFF; this is encoded by the exons ATGCTGCTTGCTTGTTACAG GTCACCATGGCTGCTGTTGGCTCCTTTGCTGTCCCCGACTGTCCCCCAGATCACCTCCCCTCCTTGTTGCCTGTGTCCAGAGGGTGTGCACAGGTTCCAGTGGATCCGAAACCTGGTCCCAGAGTTCGGGGTCTCCAGCTCCCACGTCAGGGTGCTTTCTTCCCCGGCAGAGTTTTTTGAGCTCATGAAG gGCCAGATCAAGGTGGCCAAGAGACGCGTGGTGATGGCGTCGCTCTACCTGGGGACAGGTCCTCTGGAACAGGAGCTG GTGGATTGCCTGGAAAGCACTCTGGAAAAGTCACTCCAAGCCAAGTTCCCTTCAGACCTCAAGGTGTCCATCCTCTTGGACTTCACACGGGGCTCAAGAG GTAGGAAGAACTCCCGCACAATGCTGCTCCCGCTGTTACAGAGATTTCCAGAACAGGTTCGCGTCTCTCTCTTCCATACCCCTAACCTCCGTGGGCTTCTCCGGCTCCTGATCCCTGAGCGCTTTAATGAGACGATCGGCCTGCAGCACATTAAAGTGTACCTCTTTGACAACAATGTCATCTTGAGCGG CGCGAACCTGAGCGACTCCTACTTCACCAACCGCCAGGACCGCTACGTGTTCTTGCAGGACTGCCCCGAGATTGCAGACTTCTTCACGGAGCTGGTGGACGCAGTGGGGGACGTGTCCCTGCAGTTGCAGGGGGATGACACGGTGCAGGTGGTGGAGGGGATGGTGCACCCTTACAAAG GTGACCGGGCTGCATACTGCAGGGCGGCCAACAAGAGGGTGATGGATGTGATCAACTCGGCCAGGGCCCGCCAGCAAGTGTTGCACGCCCAGACCTTCCATGGCAACTCCCTCTTGACTCAGGAGGACGCAGCAGCTGCCGGGGACCGGAGGCCAGCCCCTGATACCTGGATTTACCCATTGATCCAGATGAAGCCTTTTGAGATCCAGATTGACGAGATCGTCACGGAGACCCTGTTGACAGAGGCTGAGCGAGGAGCCAAGGTCTATCTCACCACTGGCTACTTCAACCTGACCCAGGCCTACATGGACCTGGTCTTGGGCACGCGGGCCGAGTACCAGATCTTGCTGGCCTCCCCGGAGGTGAACGGCTTCTTCGGAGCCAAGGGGGTGGCGGGGGCCATCCCGGCCGCGTACGTGCACATCGAGCGACAGTTCTTCAGTGAGGTGTGCAGCCTGGGGCAGCAGGAGCGGGTCCAGCTGCAGGAGTACTGGCGGAGGGGCTGGACGTTCCATGCCAAAG GCCTCTGGCTGTACCTGGCAGGGAGCAGCCTGCCCTGTCTCACGTTGATTGGCTCTCCTAATTTTGGGTACAGGTCGGTTCACCGGGACCTGGAGGCCCAGATCGCCATAGTGACGGAGAGCCGGGCCCTGCAGCAGCAGCTTCACCAG GAGCAGGAGCAGCTCTACTTGCGCTCAGGTGTGGTGTCGTCTGCCACCTTTGAGCAGCCGAGTCGGCAGGTGAAGCTGTGGGTGAAGATGGTGACTCCGCTGATTAAGAACTTCTTCTGA
- the PGS1 gene encoding CDP-diacylglycerol--glycerol-3-phosphate 3-phosphatidyltransferase, mitochondrial isoform X2 produces the protein MAAAAAAAAGPVLWRRLLGLLPGRPGLAALLGRLSDRLGRNRDRRRRRSPWLLLAPLLSPTVPQITSPPCCLCPEGVHRFQWIRNLVPEFGVSSSHVRVLSSPAEFFELMKGQIKVAKRRVVMASLYLGTGPLEQELVDCLESTLEKSLQAKFPSDLKVSILLDFTRGSRGRKNSRTMLLPLLQRFPEQVRVSLFHTPNLRGLLRLLIPERFNETIGLQHIKVYLFDNNVILSGANLSDSYFTNRQDRYVFLQDCPEIADFFTELVDAVGDVSLQLQGDDTVQVVEGMVHPYKGDRAAYCRAANKRVMDVINSARARQQVLHAQTFHGNSLLTQEDAAAAGDRRPAPDTWIYPLIQMKPFEIQIDEIVTETLLTEAERGAKVYLTTGYFNLTQAYMDLVLGTRAEYQILLASPEVNGFFGAKGVAGAIPAAYVHIERQFFSEVCSLGQQERVQLQEYWRRGWTFHAKGRFTGTWRPRSP, from the exons atggcggcggcggcggcggcggcagcggggcCGGTGCTCTGGAGGCGGCTGCTGGGCCTGCTGCCTGGCCGCCCGGGGCTGGCCGCGCTGCTAGGGCGCCTGTCCGACCGCCTGGGCAGGAACCGGGACCGCCGGCGCAGGAG GTCACCATGGCTGCTGTTGGCTCCTTTGCTGTCCCCGACTGTCCCCCAGATCACCTCCCCTCCTTGTTGCCTGTGTCCAGAGGGTGTGCACAGGTTCCAGTGGATCCGAAACCTGGTCCCAGAGTTCGGGGTCTCCAGCTCCCACGTCAGGGTGCTTTCTTCCCCGGCAGAGTTTTTTGAGCTCATGAAG gGCCAGATCAAGGTGGCCAAGAGACGCGTGGTGATGGCGTCGCTCTACCTGGGGACAGGTCCTCTGGAACAGGAGCTG GTGGATTGCCTGGAAAGCACTCTGGAAAAGTCACTCCAAGCCAAGTTCCCTTCAGACCTCAAGGTGTCCATCCTCTTGGACTTCACACGGGGCTCAAGAG GTAGGAAGAACTCCCGCACAATGCTGCTCCCGCTGTTACAGAGATTTCCAGAACAGGTTCGCGTCTCTCTCTTCCATACCCCTAACCTCCGTGGGCTTCTCCGGCTCCTGATCCCTGAGCGCTTTAATGAGACGATCGGCCTGCAGCACATTAAAGTGTACCTCTTTGACAACAATGTCATCTTGAGCGG CGCGAACCTGAGCGACTCCTACTTCACCAACCGCCAGGACCGCTACGTGTTCTTGCAGGACTGCCCCGAGATTGCAGACTTCTTCACGGAGCTGGTGGACGCAGTGGGGGACGTGTCCCTGCAGTTGCAGGGGGATGACACGGTGCAGGTGGTGGAGGGGATGGTGCACCCTTACAAAG GTGACCGGGCTGCATACTGCAGGGCGGCCAACAAGAGGGTGATGGATGTGATCAACTCGGCCAGGGCCCGCCAGCAAGTGTTGCACGCCCAGACCTTCCATGGCAACTCCCTCTTGACTCAGGAGGACGCAGCAGCTGCCGGGGACCGGAGGCCAGCCCCTGATACCTGGATTTACCCATTGATCCAGATGAAGCCTTTTGAGATCCAGATTGACGAGATCGTCACGGAGACCCTGTTGACAGAGGCTGAGCGAGGAGCCAAGGTCTATCTCACCACTGGCTACTTCAACCTGACCCAGGCCTACATGGACCTGGTCTTGGGCACGCGGGCCGAGTACCAGATCTTGCTGGCCTCCCCGGAGGTGAACGGCTTCTTCGGAGCCAAGGGGGTGGCGGGGGCCATCCCGGCCGCGTACGTGCACATCGAGCGACAGTTCTTCAGTGAGGTGTGCAGCCTGGGGCAGCAGGAGCGGGTCCAGCTGCAGGAGTACTGGCGGAGGGGCTGGACGTTCCATGCCAAAG GTCGGTTCACCGGGACCTGGAGGCCCAGATCGCCATAG
- the PGS1 gene encoding CDP-diacylglycerol--glycerol-3-phosphate 3-phosphatidyltransferase, mitochondrial isoform X4, with amino-acid sequence MKGQIKVAKRRVVMASLYLGTGPLEQELVDCLESTLEKSLQAKFPSDLKVSILLDFTRGSRGRKNSRTMLLPLLQRFPEQVRVSLFHTPNLRGLLRLLIPERFNETIGLQHIKVYLFDNNVILSGANLSDSYFTNRQDRYVFLQDCPEIADFFTELVDAVGDVSLQLQGDDTVQVVEGMVHPYKGDRAAYCRAANKRVMDVINSARARQQVLHAQTFHGNSLLTQEDAAAAGDRRPAPDTWIYPLIQMKPFEIQIDEIVTETLLTEAERGAKVYLTTGYFNLTQAYMDLVLGTRAEYQILLASPEVNGFFGAKGVAGAIPAAYVHIERQFFSEVCSLGQQERVQLQEYWRRGWTFHAKGLWLYLAGSSLPCLTLIGSPNFGYRSVHRDLEAQIAIVTESRALQQQLHQEQEQLYLRSGVVSSATFEQPSRQVKLWVKMVTPLIKNFF; translated from the exons ATGAAG gGCCAGATCAAGGTGGCCAAGAGACGCGTGGTGATGGCGTCGCTCTACCTGGGGACAGGTCCTCTGGAACAGGAGCTG GTGGATTGCCTGGAAAGCACTCTGGAAAAGTCACTCCAAGCCAAGTTCCCTTCAGACCTCAAGGTGTCCATCCTCTTGGACTTCACACGGGGCTCAAGAG GTAGGAAGAACTCCCGCACAATGCTGCTCCCGCTGTTACAGAGATTTCCAGAACAGGTTCGCGTCTCTCTCTTCCATACCCCTAACCTCCGTGGGCTTCTCCGGCTCCTGATCCCTGAGCGCTTTAATGAGACGATCGGCCTGCAGCACATTAAAGTGTACCTCTTTGACAACAATGTCATCTTGAGCGG CGCGAACCTGAGCGACTCCTACTTCACCAACCGCCAGGACCGCTACGTGTTCTTGCAGGACTGCCCCGAGATTGCAGACTTCTTCACGGAGCTGGTGGACGCAGTGGGGGACGTGTCCCTGCAGTTGCAGGGGGATGACACGGTGCAGGTGGTGGAGGGGATGGTGCACCCTTACAAAG GTGACCGGGCTGCATACTGCAGGGCGGCCAACAAGAGGGTGATGGATGTGATCAACTCGGCCAGGGCCCGCCAGCAAGTGTTGCACGCCCAGACCTTCCATGGCAACTCCCTCTTGACTCAGGAGGACGCAGCAGCTGCCGGGGACCGGAGGCCAGCCCCTGATACCTGGATTTACCCATTGATCCAGATGAAGCCTTTTGAGATCCAGATTGACGAGATCGTCACGGAGACCCTGTTGACAGAGGCTGAGCGAGGAGCCAAGGTCTATCTCACCACTGGCTACTTCAACCTGACCCAGGCCTACATGGACCTGGTCTTGGGCACGCGGGCCGAGTACCAGATCTTGCTGGCCTCCCCGGAGGTGAACGGCTTCTTCGGAGCCAAGGGGGTGGCGGGGGCCATCCCGGCCGCGTACGTGCACATCGAGCGACAGTTCTTCAGTGAGGTGTGCAGCCTGGGGCAGCAGGAGCGGGTCCAGCTGCAGGAGTACTGGCGGAGGGGCTGGACGTTCCATGCCAAAG GCCTCTGGCTGTACCTGGCAGGGAGCAGCCTGCCCTGTCTCACGTTGATTGGCTCTCCTAATTTTGGGTACAGGTCGGTTCACCGGGACCTGGAGGCCCAGATCGCCATAGTGACGGAGAGCCGGGCCCTGCAGCAGCAGCTTCACCAG GAGCAGGAGCAGCTCTACTTGCGCTCAGGTGTGGTGTCGTCTGCCACCTTTGAGCAGCCGAGTCGGCAGGTGAAGCTGTGGGTGAAGATGGTGACTCCGCTGATTAAGAACTTCTTCTGA
- the PGS1 gene encoding CDP-diacylglycerol--glycerol-3-phosphate 3-phosphatidyltransferase, mitochondrial isoform X1: MAAAAAAAAGPVLWRRLLGLLPGRPGLAALLGRLSDRLGRNRDRRRRRSPWLLLAPLLSPTVPQITSPPCCLCPEGVHRFQWIRNLVPEFGVSSSHVRVLSSPAEFFELMKGQIKVAKRRVVMASLYLGTGPLEQELVDCLESTLEKSLQAKFPSDLKVSILLDFTRGSRGRKNSRTMLLPLLQRFPEQVRVSLFHTPNLRGLLRLLIPERFNETIGLQHIKVYLFDNNVILSGANLSDSYFTNRQDRYVFLQDCPEIADFFTELVDAVGDVSLQLQGDDTVQVVEGMVHPYKGDRAAYCRAANKRVMDVINSARARQQVLHAQTFHGNSLLTQEDAAAAGDRRPAPDTWIYPLIQMKPFEIQIDEIVTETLLTEAERGAKVYLTTGYFNLTQAYMDLVLGTRAEYQILLASPEVNGFFGAKGVAGAIPAAYVHIERQFFSEVCSLGQQERVQLQEYWRRGWTFHAKGLWLYLAGSSLPCLTLIGSPNFGYRSVHRDLEAQIAIVTESRALQQQLHQEQEQLYLRSGVVSSATFEQPSRQVKLWVKMVTPLIKNFF, encoded by the exons atggcggcggcggcggcggcggcagcggggcCGGTGCTCTGGAGGCGGCTGCTGGGCCTGCTGCCTGGCCGCCCGGGGCTGGCCGCGCTGCTAGGGCGCCTGTCCGACCGCCTGGGCAGGAACCGGGACCGCCGGCGCAGGAG GTCACCATGGCTGCTGTTGGCTCCTTTGCTGTCCCCGACTGTCCCCCAGATCACCTCCCCTCCTTGTTGCCTGTGTCCAGAGGGTGTGCACAGGTTCCAGTGGATCCGAAACCTGGTCCCAGAGTTCGGGGTCTCCAGCTCCCACGTCAGGGTGCTTTCTTCCCCGGCAGAGTTTTTTGAGCTCATGAAG gGCCAGATCAAGGTGGCCAAGAGACGCGTGGTGATGGCGTCGCTCTACCTGGGGACAGGTCCTCTGGAACAGGAGCTG GTGGATTGCCTGGAAAGCACTCTGGAAAAGTCACTCCAAGCCAAGTTCCCTTCAGACCTCAAGGTGTCCATCCTCTTGGACTTCACACGGGGCTCAAGAG GTAGGAAGAACTCCCGCACAATGCTGCTCCCGCTGTTACAGAGATTTCCAGAACAGGTTCGCGTCTCTCTCTTCCATACCCCTAACCTCCGTGGGCTTCTCCGGCTCCTGATCCCTGAGCGCTTTAATGAGACGATCGGCCTGCAGCACATTAAAGTGTACCTCTTTGACAACAATGTCATCTTGAGCGG CGCGAACCTGAGCGACTCCTACTTCACCAACCGCCAGGACCGCTACGTGTTCTTGCAGGACTGCCCCGAGATTGCAGACTTCTTCACGGAGCTGGTGGACGCAGTGGGGGACGTGTCCCTGCAGTTGCAGGGGGATGACACGGTGCAGGTGGTGGAGGGGATGGTGCACCCTTACAAAG GTGACCGGGCTGCATACTGCAGGGCGGCCAACAAGAGGGTGATGGATGTGATCAACTCGGCCAGGGCCCGCCAGCAAGTGTTGCACGCCCAGACCTTCCATGGCAACTCCCTCTTGACTCAGGAGGACGCAGCAGCTGCCGGGGACCGGAGGCCAGCCCCTGATACCTGGATTTACCCATTGATCCAGATGAAGCCTTTTGAGATCCAGATTGACGAGATCGTCACGGAGACCCTGTTGACAGAGGCTGAGCGAGGAGCCAAGGTCTATCTCACCACTGGCTACTTCAACCTGACCCAGGCCTACATGGACCTGGTCTTGGGCACGCGGGCCGAGTACCAGATCTTGCTGGCCTCCCCGGAGGTGAACGGCTTCTTCGGAGCCAAGGGGGTGGCGGGGGCCATCCCGGCCGCGTACGTGCACATCGAGCGACAGTTCTTCAGTGAGGTGTGCAGCCTGGGGCAGCAGGAGCGGGTCCAGCTGCAGGAGTACTGGCGGAGGGGCTGGACGTTCCATGCCAAAG GCCTCTGGCTGTACCTGGCAGGGAGCAGCCTGCCCTGTCTCACGTTGATTGGCTCTCCTAATTTTGGGTACAGGTCGGTTCACCGGGACCTGGAGGCCCAGATCGCCATAGTGACGGAGAGCCGGGCCCTGCAGCAGCAGCTTCACCAG GAGCAGGAGCAGCTCTACTTGCGCTCAGGTGTGGTGTCGTCTGCCACCTTTGAGCAGCCGAGTCGGCAGGTGAAGCTGTGGGTGAAGATGGTGACTCCGCTGATTAAGAACTTCTTCTGA